The following are encoded in a window of Cydia strobilella chromosome 1, ilCydStro3.1, whole genome shotgun sequence genomic DNA:
- the LOC134743873 gene encoding reticulon-1-A isoform X4 codes for MVRSKQSPRHAAQYEDLPPRGPVEALIYWRSAARSGAALGAGLALLLALACCSVVSVAAYVSLLALSAAVAFRIYKNVLQAVQKTNEGHPFKFLLEKDISVPAERMQSLAASATAHLNAAVSELRRLFLVEDLVDSLKFGVLLWCLTYVGACFNGMTLIILGWIALFTLPKAYEMNKAQVDANLELARAKINEISAKVRAAVPLGRKTETEKDK; via the exons ATGGTGCGTTCTAAGCAGTCGCCCCGGCACGCCGCTCAATACGAGGACCTCCCGCCCCGCGGTCCAG TGGAGGCGCTAATATACTGGCGTAGCGCGGCGCGCTCGGGTGCCGCGCTGGGCGCGGGCCTGGCGCTGCTGCTGGCGCTGGCGTGCTGCTCCGTGGTGTCGGTGGCGGCCTACGTCTCGTTGCTGGCGCTGTCCGCGGCCGTCGCCTTCCGCATCTACAAGAATGTGCTCCAGGCCGTGCAGAAAACCAATGAGGGACATCCCTTCAA ATTCCTCTTGGAGAAAGATATCAGCGTGCCCGCTGAGCGCATGCAGTCGCTGGCCGCCTCCGCCACGGCGCACCTCAATGCTGCAGTCAGCGAACTTCGCAG ACTGTTTCTGGTGGAGGACCTGGTGGACTCGCTGAAGTTCGGCGTGCTGCTGTGGTGCCTCACGTACGTGGGCGCCTGCTTCAACGGCATGACGCTCATTATCCTGG GCTGGATAGCGCTGTTCACGCTGCCGAAGGCTTACGAGATGAACAAGGCGCAGGTGGACGCCAACCTCGAGCTGGCGCGCGCAAAGATCAACGAGATCTCCGCCAA AGTGCGAGCAGCAGTCCCACTCGGCAGGAAGACTGAGACAGAGAAGGACAAGTAA
- the LOC134743873 gene encoding reticulon-3-B isoform X7 — MGSDDITLEALIYWRSAARSGAALGAGLALLLALACCSVVSVAAYVSLLALSAAVAFRIYKNVLQAVQKTNEGHPFKFLLEKDISVPAERMQSLAASATAHLNAAVSELRRLFLVEDLVDSLKFGVLLWCLTYVGACFNGMTLIILGWIALFTLPKAYEMNKAQVDANLELARAKINEISAKVRAAVPLGRKTETEKDK; from the exons TGGAGGCGCTAATATACTGGCGTAGCGCGGCGCGCTCGGGTGCCGCGCTGGGCGCGGGCCTGGCGCTGCTGCTGGCGCTGGCGTGCTGCTCCGTGGTGTCGGTGGCGGCCTACGTCTCGTTGCTGGCGCTGTCCGCGGCCGTCGCCTTCCGCATCTACAAGAATGTGCTCCAGGCCGTGCAGAAAACCAATGAGGGACATCCCTTCAA ATTCCTCTTGGAGAAAGATATCAGCGTGCCCGCTGAGCGCATGCAGTCGCTGGCCGCCTCCGCCACGGCGCACCTCAATGCTGCAGTCAGCGAACTTCGCAG ACTGTTTCTGGTGGAGGACCTGGTGGACTCGCTGAAGTTCGGCGTGCTGCTGTGGTGCCTCACGTACGTGGGCGCCTGCTTCAACGGCATGACGCTCATTATCCTGG GCTGGATAGCGCTGTTCACGCTGCCGAAGGCTTACGAGATGAACAAGGCGCAGGTGGACGCCAACCTCGAGCTGGCGCGCGCAAAGATCAACGAGATCTCCGCCAA AGTGCGAGCAGCAGTCCCACTCGGCAGGAAGACTGAGACAGAGAAGGACAAGTAA
- the LOC134743772 gene encoding solute carrier family 52, riboflavin transporter, member 3 isoform X3: MWGAQRRVLLLDVLLACWGVGTWLGVNGLYVQLPLLVERLPEGWALPSSMVLAVQLANLGLVAYALLRRLRPRASDSPYIYGLLVVGTLALALNAFLYEQTVANRSLAFLFLTFFAALVGCTSSVLFYPYLRHFRDVYLATYLVGEGLSGFIPAILALIQGIGGEPTCILNDEGTGLVPVYPPPRFDTTVFLLLLSGLSAMSLASFVIVDRYSGFASERVEPAAAAKDDEATSEPVALHRGHWLFVLVLMGVLNALSNGVLPSVQSYSCMPYGNLAYHLAVTLGAMANPAACLAGVWLAPLPGRVLGALLSAAAVPLAYILVAALLSPEPPLHHHAGGAVLVVLSWTLVSGVVSYARMWVYGWARRGGARGMRAAGVATQAGSAAGSALLYVLVNHTAIFTQPPACPPLR; this comes from the exons ATGTGGGGAGCACAGCGCCGCGTCCTCCTCCTGGACGTCCTGCTGGCCTGCTGGGGCGTGGGCACGTGGCTGGGCGTCAACGGGCTCTACGTCCAGCTGCCGCTGCTCGTGGAACGGCTGCCCGAGGGCTGGGCGCTGCCTTCATCCATGGTTTTAGCTGTCCAACTTGCCAACTTGGGATTAGTGGCTTACGCGCTGTTGCGCCGGCTCCGACCGCGAGCTTCTGACTCTCCCTACATCTACGGATTGCTAGTTGTAGGAACCCTCGCACTTGCACTCAATGCCTTCCTTTACGAGCAGACAGTGGCAAACCGCTCCCTCGCGTTCCTCTTCTTAACTTTCTTCGCGGCGCTCGTAGGATGTACGAGTTCTGTTTTATTCTATCCGTACTTGAGGCACTTCCGCGACGTGTATCTCGCGACGTATTTAGTCGGCGAAGGTTTGAGCGGATTCATCCCGGCTATCTTAGCTTTGATTCAGGGTATCGGCGGCGAGCCCACGTGCATACTCAACGATGAAGGTACAGGGCTGGTACCGGTCTATCCGCCGCCGCGATTCGACACGACTGTGTTCTTATTGCTGTTGTCAGGCTTGTCAGCGATGAGTTTGGCCAGCTTCGTAATAGTAGATCGATACAGTGGGTTCGCATCGGAGCGTGTGGAACCTGCCGCCGCCGCGAAGGATGACGAAGCGACATCCGAGCCGGTAGCGCTTCATCGCGGGCATTGGCTTTTCGTGTTGGTTCTCATGGGAGTTCTCAACGCGCTTTCAAACGGGGTTCTTCCGTCCGTGCAGTCGTACTCGTGCATGCCGTACGGGAACCTGGCATACCACCTGGCGGTGACGTTGGGCGCGATGGCGAACCCGGCGGCGTGCCTGGCGGGCGTGTGGCTGGCGCCGCTGCCGGGCCGCGTGCTGGGGGCGCTGCTGTCGGCCGCGGCGGTGCCGCTCGCCTACATCCTGGTCGCGGCGCTGCTCAGCCCCGAACCGCCGCTGCACCACCACGCCGGCGGAGCCGTTTTAGTG GTGTTGTCGTGGACGCTGGTGAGCGGGGTGGTGTCGTACGCGCGCATGTGGGTGTACGGGTGGGCGAGGcggggcggcgcgcgcggcaTGCGCGCCGCGGGGGTGGCCACGCAGGCGGGCTCGGCGGCGGGCTCCGCGCTGCTCTACGTGCTCGTCAACCACACCGCCATCTTCACACAGCCGCCCGCCTGCCCGCCCCTCAGATAG
- the LOC134743873 gene encoding reticulon-3-B isoform X6 — protein sequence MADSGPTLCSVLNPLEALIYWRSAARSGAALGAGLALLLALACCSVVSVAAYVSLLALSAAVAFRIYKNVLQAVQKTNEGHPFKFLLEKDISVPAERMQSLAASATAHLNAAVSELRRLFLVEDLVDSLKFGVLLWCLTYVGACFNGMTLIILGWIALFTLPKAYEMNKAQVDANLELARAKINEISAKVRAAVPLGRKTETEKDK from the exons TGGAGGCGCTAATATACTGGCGTAGCGCGGCGCGCTCGGGTGCCGCGCTGGGCGCGGGCCTGGCGCTGCTGCTGGCGCTGGCGTGCTGCTCCGTGGTGTCGGTGGCGGCCTACGTCTCGTTGCTGGCGCTGTCCGCGGCCGTCGCCTTCCGCATCTACAAGAATGTGCTCCAGGCCGTGCAGAAAACCAATGAGGGACATCCCTTCAA ATTCCTCTTGGAGAAAGATATCAGCGTGCCCGCTGAGCGCATGCAGTCGCTGGCCGCCTCCGCCACGGCGCACCTCAATGCTGCAGTCAGCGAACTTCGCAG ACTGTTTCTGGTGGAGGACCTGGTGGACTCGCTGAAGTTCGGCGTGCTGCTGTGGTGCCTCACGTACGTGGGCGCCTGCTTCAACGGCATGACGCTCATTATCCTGG GCTGGATAGCGCTGTTCACGCTGCCGAAGGCTTACGAGATGAACAAGGCGCAGGTGGACGCCAACCTCGAGCTGGCGCGCGCAAAGATCAACGAGATCTCCGCCAA AGTGCGAGCAGCAGTCCCACTCGGCAGGAAGACTGAGACAGAGAAGGACAAGTAA
- the LOC134743873 gene encoding reticulon-1-A isoform X5: MGSDDITHAWFDPQRLHPEVEALIYWRSAARSGAALGAGLALLLALACCSVVSVAAYVSLLALSAAVAFRIYKNVLQAVQKTNEGHPFKFLLEKDISVPAERMQSLAASATAHLNAAVSELRRLFLVEDLVDSLKFGVLLWCLTYVGACFNGMTLIILGWIALFTLPKAYEMNKAQVDANLELARAKINEISAKVRAAVPLGRKTETEKDK; the protein is encoded by the exons TGGAGGCGCTAATATACTGGCGTAGCGCGGCGCGCTCGGGTGCCGCGCTGGGCGCGGGCCTGGCGCTGCTGCTGGCGCTGGCGTGCTGCTCCGTGGTGTCGGTGGCGGCCTACGTCTCGTTGCTGGCGCTGTCCGCGGCCGTCGCCTTCCGCATCTACAAGAATGTGCTCCAGGCCGTGCAGAAAACCAATGAGGGACATCCCTTCAA ATTCCTCTTGGAGAAAGATATCAGCGTGCCCGCTGAGCGCATGCAGTCGCTGGCCGCCTCCGCCACGGCGCACCTCAATGCTGCAGTCAGCGAACTTCGCAG ACTGTTTCTGGTGGAGGACCTGGTGGACTCGCTGAAGTTCGGCGTGCTGCTGTGGTGCCTCACGTACGTGGGCGCCTGCTTCAACGGCATGACGCTCATTATCCTGG GCTGGATAGCGCTGTTCACGCTGCCGAAGGCTTACGAGATGAACAAGGCGCAGGTGGACGCCAACCTCGAGCTGGCGCGCGCAAAGATCAACGAGATCTCCGCCAA AGTGCGAGCAGCAGTCCCACTCGGCAGGAAGACTGAGACAGAGAAGGACAAGTAA
- the LOC134743772 gene encoding solute carrier family 52, riboflavin transporter, member 3 isoform X1 — MVTEGPEDQRAGAEIEAAPASVVELGEALTHAVDRLNEDRERIPCLSSDSDRTMWGAQRRVLLLDVLLACWGVGTWLGVNGLYVQLPLLVERLPEGWALPSSMVLAVQLANLGLVAYALLRRLRPRASDSPYIYGLLVVGTLALALNAFLYEQTVANRSLAFLFLTFFAALVGCTSSVLFYPYLRHFRDVYLATYLVGEGLSGFIPAILALIQGIGGEPTCILNDEGTGLVPVYPPPRFDTTVFLLLLSGLSAMSLASFVIVDRYSGFASERVEPAAAAKDDEATSEPVALHRGHWLFVLVLMGVLNALSNGVLPSVQSYSCMPYGNLAYHLAVTLGAMANPAACLAGVWLAPLPGRVLGALLSAAAVPLAYILVAALLSPEPPLHHHAGGAVLVVLSWTLVSGVVSYARMWVYGWARRGGARGMRAAGVATQAGSAAGSALLYVLVNHTAIFTQPPACPPLR, encoded by the exons GTTGAACGAGGACCGAGAACGCATTCCGTGCCTGAGCTCAGACAGCGACCGCACGATGTGGGGAGCACAGCGCCGCGTCCTCCTCCTGGACGTCCTGCTGGCCTGCTGGGGCGTGGGCACGTGGCTGGGCGTCAACGGGCTCTACGTCCAGCTGCCGCTGCTCGTGGAACGGCTGCCCGAGGGCTGGGCGCTGCCTTCATCCATGGTTTTAGCTGTCCAACTTGCCAACTTGGGATTAGTGGCTTACGCGCTGTTGCGCCGGCTCCGACCGCGAGCTTCTGACTCTCCCTACATCTACGGATTGCTAGTTGTAGGAACCCTCGCACTTGCACTCAATGCCTTCCTTTACGAGCAGACAGTGGCAAACCGCTCCCTCGCGTTCCTCTTCTTAACTTTCTTCGCGGCGCTCGTAGGATGTACGAGTTCTGTTTTATTCTATCCGTACTTGAGGCACTTCCGCGACGTGTATCTCGCGACGTATTTAGTCGGCGAAGGTTTGAGCGGATTCATCCCGGCTATCTTAGCTTTGATTCAGGGTATCGGCGGCGAGCCCACGTGCATACTCAACGATGAAGGTACAGGGCTGGTACCGGTCTATCCGCCGCCGCGATTCGACACGACTGTGTTCTTATTGCTGTTGTCAGGCTTGTCAGCGATGAGTTTGGCCAGCTTCGTAATAGTAGATCGATACAGTGGGTTCGCATCGGAGCGTGTGGAACCTGCCGCCGCCGCGAAGGATGACGAAGCGACATCCGAGCCGGTAGCGCTTCATCGCGGGCATTGGCTTTTCGTGTTGGTTCTCATGGGAGTTCTCAACGCGCTTTCAAACGGGGTTCTTCCGTCCGTGCAGTCGTACTCGTGCATGCCGTACGGGAACCTGGCATACCACCTGGCGGTGACGTTGGGCGCGATGGCGAACCCGGCGGCGTGCCTGGCGGGCGTGTGGCTGGCGCCGCTGCCGGGCCGCGTGCTGGGGGCGCTGCTGTCGGCCGCGGCGGTGCCGCTCGCCTACATCCTGGTCGCGGCGCTGCTCAGCCCCGAACCGCCGCTGCACCACCACGCCGGCGGAGCCGTTTTAGTG GTGTTGTCGTGGACGCTGGTGAGCGGGGTGGTGTCGTACGCGCGCATGTGGGTGTACGGGTGGGCGAGGcggggcggcgcgcgcggcaTGCGCGCCGCGGGGGTGGCCACGCAGGCGGGCTCGGCGGCGGGCTCCGCGCTGCTCTACGTGCTCGTCAACCACACCGCCATCTTCACACAGCCGCCCGCCTGCCCGCCCCTCAGATAG
- the LOC134743772 gene encoding solute carrier family 52, riboflavin transporter, member 3 isoform X2, whose product MTDISAVRLNEDRERIPCLSSDSDRTMWGAQRRVLLLDVLLACWGVGTWLGVNGLYVQLPLLVERLPEGWALPSSMVLAVQLANLGLVAYALLRRLRPRASDSPYIYGLLVVGTLALALNAFLYEQTVANRSLAFLFLTFFAALVGCTSSVLFYPYLRHFRDVYLATYLVGEGLSGFIPAILALIQGIGGEPTCILNDEGTGLVPVYPPPRFDTTVFLLLLSGLSAMSLASFVIVDRYSGFASERVEPAAAAKDDEATSEPVALHRGHWLFVLVLMGVLNALSNGVLPSVQSYSCMPYGNLAYHLAVTLGAMANPAACLAGVWLAPLPGRVLGALLSAAAVPLAYILVAALLSPEPPLHHHAGGAVLVVLSWTLVSGVVSYARMWVYGWARRGGARGMRAAGVATQAGSAAGSALLYVLVNHTAIFTQPPACPPLR is encoded by the exons GTTGAACGAGGACCGAGAACGCATTCCGTGCCTGAGCTCAGACAGCGACCGCACGATGTGGGGAGCACAGCGCCGCGTCCTCCTCCTGGACGTCCTGCTGGCCTGCTGGGGCGTGGGCACGTGGCTGGGCGTCAACGGGCTCTACGTCCAGCTGCCGCTGCTCGTGGAACGGCTGCCCGAGGGCTGGGCGCTGCCTTCATCCATGGTTTTAGCTGTCCAACTTGCCAACTTGGGATTAGTGGCTTACGCGCTGTTGCGCCGGCTCCGACCGCGAGCTTCTGACTCTCCCTACATCTACGGATTGCTAGTTGTAGGAACCCTCGCACTTGCACTCAATGCCTTCCTTTACGAGCAGACAGTGGCAAACCGCTCCCTCGCGTTCCTCTTCTTAACTTTCTTCGCGGCGCTCGTAGGATGTACGAGTTCTGTTTTATTCTATCCGTACTTGAGGCACTTCCGCGACGTGTATCTCGCGACGTATTTAGTCGGCGAAGGTTTGAGCGGATTCATCCCGGCTATCTTAGCTTTGATTCAGGGTATCGGCGGCGAGCCCACGTGCATACTCAACGATGAAGGTACAGGGCTGGTACCGGTCTATCCGCCGCCGCGATTCGACACGACTGTGTTCTTATTGCTGTTGTCAGGCTTGTCAGCGATGAGTTTGGCCAGCTTCGTAATAGTAGATCGATACAGTGGGTTCGCATCGGAGCGTGTGGAACCTGCCGCCGCCGCGAAGGATGACGAAGCGACATCCGAGCCGGTAGCGCTTCATCGCGGGCATTGGCTTTTCGTGTTGGTTCTCATGGGAGTTCTCAACGCGCTTTCAAACGGGGTTCTTCCGTCCGTGCAGTCGTACTCGTGCATGCCGTACGGGAACCTGGCATACCACCTGGCGGTGACGTTGGGCGCGATGGCGAACCCGGCGGCGTGCCTGGCGGGCGTGTGGCTGGCGCCGCTGCCGGGCCGCGTGCTGGGGGCGCTGCTGTCGGCCGCGGCGGTGCCGCTCGCCTACATCCTGGTCGCGGCGCTGCTCAGCCCCGAACCGCCGCTGCACCACCACGCCGGCGGAGCCGTTTTAGTG GTGTTGTCGTGGACGCTGGTGAGCGGGGTGGTGTCGTACGCGCGCATGTGGGTGTACGGGTGGGCGAGGcggggcggcgcgcgcggcaTGCGCGCCGCGGGGGTGGCCACGCAGGCGGGCTCGGCGGCGGGCTCCGCGCTGCTCTACGTGCTCGTCAACCACACCGCCATCTTCACACAGCCGCCCGCCTGCCCGCCCCTCAGATAG